Proteins encoded by one window of Lathyrus oleraceus cultivar Zhongwan6 chromosome 1, CAAS_Psat_ZW6_1.0, whole genome shotgun sequence:
- the LOC127118140 gene encoding vacuolar protein sorting-associated protein 32 homolog 2 — translation MFSRVFGKPKQEISNNALATLDKLNETLEMLEKKENVLLKKSRAEVEKAKEFTKGKNKKAAIQCLKRKRLYEQQIEQLGNFQLRIHDQMIMLEGAKATTETVDALRTGAAAMKAMQKATNIDDVDKTMDEINEQTENMKQIQEALSTPIGAAADFDEDELEAELEELESAELEEQLLQPATTAPAATSYVPAGRQPTRPVPAKPTPEEDELAALQAEMAL, via the exons ATGTTTAGCAGAGTTTTTGGTAAACCTAAACAGGAAATCAGCAACAATGCTCTTGCCACTTTGGACAAGTTAAACGAG ACACTTGAAATGCTAGAGAAAAAGGAAAATGTGCTCCTTAAAAAGTCCAGGGCAGAAGTTGAAAAAGCCAAAGAATTCACTAAAGGAAAGAACAAAAAGG CGGCAATTCAATGTTTGAAGAGGAAGAGGTTATATGAACAGCAAATTGAGCAGCTTGGAAATTTCCAGCTGCGTATTCATGACCAG ATGATAATGTTAGAAGGTGCTAAAGCCACCACGGAAACAGTGGATGCGTTAAGAACAGGAGCCGCTGCTATGAAGGCTATGCAGAAAGCAAC GAATATTGACGATGTTGACAAAACCATGGATGAGATAAATGAACAGACTGAGAACATGAAGCAGATTCAAGAAGCATTGTCAACTCCAATTGGTGCAGCAGCTGATTTTGATGAG GATGAACTAGAAGCAGAACTTGAAGAATTGGAGAGTGCTGAGTTAGAAGAACAGCTTCTTCAGCCAGCAACTACAGCTCCTGCTGCCACATCGTACGTCCCAGCTGGGCGGCAACCTACACGCCCTGTTCCTGCAAAGCCAACTCCCGAGGAAGATGAATTGGCAGCTTTGCAGGCTGAGATGGCACTTTGA